DNA from Deinococcus aquaedulcis:
TCATCTTGCGTCAGCTGGCCTTCACCGTGCGTCAGGCGGCGCGGCCTACTTTGGTGACAGAGGCACAGTTGGCCCGCCCTGCACGGTCTGAAGGCCGCGCGGCGGCCCACACGGTGCCTTCCGGGAGTCCATCATGAAAAAGCTTGCCCTGCCCGTCCTCCTGACCGCCTCCCTGCTGGGCGCCCTATCGGCGCCCGCCGCCGCCGCGCCGCAGCTGAGCGCCCAGAGCATCATCGTGAACCCGGTGCCCACCACCCTGCAGGCCCGGGTGTGGGTGGACCGCGACCGCAGCGGCAACGCGGTGCCGAACTACCGCGTGGGCGACCGCATCACGCTGTACGCCACGGTGAACGAGAACGCCTACGTGTACCTGTTCAACATCAACCCTGACGGCACCGTGGACCAGATTCTGCCCAACCGCTTCTCGGGCAGCACCTACCTGCGCGCCGGGCAGACCCGCGCGTTTCCCAGCAGCCGCGACCGCTTTACCTTTGACGTGGCGGGCCCCGAGGGCCTGAACCGCGTGCTGGTGGTGGCCAGCCGCCGGCCGCTGAACCTGAACGAACTCAGCTCGTACGCAGCGGGGCAGGACTTTGCCACCGTGAAACCCACCACGACCCCCGGCTTTGCCCAGGCCCTGAGCATTGTGGTGAACCCCGTGGAGAGACCTATTCCCCAGCAGGACTGGACCAGCGACACCGCCGCCTACAACGTGGATTACTGAGCTTAACCGAACCGGCAGACTGGGGATTACGACCCCTGGTCTGCCGGTTCGGCTGGCTTTTCCTTCCGGCTGACCGTGCCCTGGAACAGCGCCATCAGTTCCCAGTCGGCTTCGCGGCGCACCTCTACGCGGTAGATGCCCAGGGTGCGGCCCACGCGCTCCGGGGTGGCCAGCGCCACTAGGGCGTCGCCCGCGCGGGCCTGGCGCACGAAGGTCATGTGGGTATCTATGGCCACCGCCTGCGCCCCCAGGTTGCTGATGATAAAGAGGGCCTCCTCGGCCAGGCCAAACACCACGCCGTTGTGCGCGCTGCCGCGCCGGTTCAGGCCCGCGTCTCCGACGGTGAGGGAGACGCGGGTCAATTCAGGTAAAGCCTCCTGCACGGTCATGCCCAGGTGGTCGGCGTAGCTCATGACCCCAGGGTAGGGGAGAAGGCGGGGGCTATGCGTGGGGGTGGTAGGGCCACGCCACCTCGCCGGCCGGGTCGCCCGCGCCCGCCGCGTCCCAGTCGTGGGGATACACCTCGCGGGGGCTGAGGTCGCCGCACGTGCCCTGGGCCTGGGCGGCGGCGCAGGTGGCGTCGTAGGCGGCCAGGATGGCGGGGAACTCGAACTGGGCGCGGGTGAGGCTCACAAAGGCCTCGGCGTGAGCCGGTTCTACACGCAGGGCCACCTCGCCGGCCGGGTGCAGCGTGCCGCTGTAAGGCACACAGATCTCAATGGGCCCGTCGCTGTCGGCGTTCACCTCGCCGTGGTAGATCACGAACGGCGCGGCGGCGGGTTGCGCGCCCTGGTCGCGCAGGGTCTGCAGCAAGGTGGTCATGCCCTGCGAGATGGCGGCGGACAGGCCGTCCACGTAGACCTGTCGGGTCAGGGTGGCGACGTTCTGGGCCGGCACGGTGCGGGTCTGAGGGGTGGACAGGGACATGGGCGTTTCTCCTTCGAGGTGCTGAATGAGGTGTCGGGTCAGGTCGCGCCGCTGACGGTGTTCGGCGTCCAGCGCGGCGAGGTGCAGGCGCAGGGCGGTTGGGCGCTCGCCCGCCGGCAGGGCCAGCAGCGCCCCGATGGCGGGCAGGGGCATGTCGGCCTGGCGCAGCCGGCCAATCAGGCGGGCGTCGGCCAGCTGGGCGGGCGTGTAGCGGCGGTAGCCACTCTGGGGGTCCACCTGCGCGGGCCGCAGCAGGCCCAGTTCGTCGTACAGCCGCAGGGCCTTGGGGCTCAGGCGACTGGCGCCGGCAAACGCGCCGATGGTCATGAGGGGTGGGGCAGGGGTGAGCATAGGGGGGCCTCCGGAGGTGAGCCCAGGGTGGGCCCTGCCCCTGGGGGAAGGTCAAGGGGGCTAGGGGTCTAAGGGTCGAAGAGTCAAAGGGTCTAAGGGGGTGAGGGTGGGGTCGAGAAGTCAAGGGGTCGAGGCGTTGAGGGGGGCAAAGGGTTTCTCGACTGCTCGACCTTTAGACCTCTCGGCGGCGGCGCCCCCGCCGCCCCCTGCGCTACCCTGGCCCTATGACCCCCCTCCTGCTGGGCCACCGGGGCGCGCCGGGGTTGGCGCCAGAGAACACGCTGGCCAGTTTTCAGGCGGCGCTGGCGGCCGGGCTGGACGGCGTGGAACTGGACGTGCGGCGATTGGCAGACGGCACGCTGGCGGTGCACCACGACGCGGCGCTCCCCGGTGGGCGGCGGCTGGCGGCGCTCACGGCGGCCGACTTGCCGCCGCAGGTGCCCACCCTGCCGGCGGCGCTGGCCTGGGCGGCCGATACGGGCGCGTTCGTGAACGTGGAACTGAAGTTTGAGGGCCCCTGGCCCGATGACCGGGTGGCCAGCACCCTGCGTGCGGTCACCGCCCACGGCCTGACGCGGCGGGTGATCGTGAGTTCCTTTCTGCCCACGCTGCTGCGGGCTGCCCGGGACTTGGCCCCGCAGATCGAGCGTGGGTTGCTAGTGCACCGCGCGTATCCGCCCCCCCTGCTGCAGGCCGGGATGCGCTGGACCGGCAGCGCGGCCCTGCACCCGGAGGTGGGCACGGTGGACGCGCGCCTGCTGGCCCTGGCCCGCGCGCAGGGCTGGCGGGTCCATGCCTGGACGGTGAACGACCCCGCCGAGGTCAAGCGGCTGAGCGCCCTGGGTGTGGACGGCCTGATCGGGGACGACCCCACCGCCCTGCTGGGCGCGCGCGGTTGACCGGCCCCTGACGCGGGGCGCACCCCAGCCTGACGAACGCGCGGCACCGTACAGAGTGTGAGAACACTCCTGATTGGTGTCACGGCCCTGCTGAGCCTCGCTTCATCTGTTCATGCCGCCACGCTGGTGGGCTACGCACACCTGCCCGCCGACACCTTCGCGGCCGGGCCCGCCAGTGGGGCCTACAGCGGCGCGGGGCTGCGCGGTCAGGCGCGCTTCCCGTCGCAGCCGGTACAGGGGTTTTCGGGGGTGCAGTTCGGCAAGAACGGGGGCTACCTGTTCCTCAGCGACAACGGCTTTGGCAGCAAGGCCAACAGCGCCGACTACCTGCTGCGCCTGTACACCCTGAACCTGAACGCCAAAACGGCCCCCACCGGCCAGGACAAGGTGGAGGTGGGCACCTTTGTCAGCCTGCGCGACCCGGACCGCAAGGTGCCCTGGGTGATCGTGAACGAGGCCAGCCCCGAGCGCCTGCTGACCGGCGCGGACTTTGACGTGGAAGGCTTTGTGGTGGCCCCCGACGGCACGCTGTGGGTGGGCGACGAGTTTGGGCCCTACCTGCTGCACTTCAGCGCCGACGGCCGCCTGCTGGAGGCCCCCATCGCCACGCCCAACCTGCCGGGCCTGCCCACCCTGCGCGGTCAGGCGCCCATTGTGATCGGGCACCGGGGCAGCAGTGGCACTCGCCCCGAGCACACCCTGGAAGCCTACCGGGTGGCCATTGAAGCGGGCGCCGACTTCGTGGAGCCGGACCTGGTGGTGACCAAAGACGGCGTGCTGATTGCCCGCCACGAGCCCGTGATCGCCGTGGTGGACGCCAGCGGCAAGGTGCTGGAAGCCACCGCCGACGTGGCTTCGCGCCCCGAATTCGCCTCGCGCCTGACCACCAAGAAGGTGGACGGTGTGGAGGTGCGCGGCTACTTCGCCGAGGACTTCACCCTGGCGGAACTCAAGACCCTGAAGGCCGTGGAGCGCCTGCCCGCGCTGCGCGGCAAGGCCTACGACGGCCAGTTCCAGATTCCTACGCTGGCGGAAGTGATTGCGCTGGTGAGGGACGTGGAAGCGAAAACCGGGCGCAAGATCGGCATCTACCCCGAGACCAAGCACCCCACCTACTTTCAGCAGATGGGCATGAACACCTCGCAGCTCTTGATCGACACGCTGAAAAAGGAAGGCTTTACCGACCCGGCGCGCGTGTTCATCCAGTCCTTCGAGACCGCCAACCTGAAGGCCCTGAAAACCGACATCATGCCGAAGGCTGGGGTGAACCTCCCACTGGTGCAGCTGGTCAGCAGCCCCGATGAGGCGCCTTACGACTGGGCGGCGAAGGGCGACACGCGCAAGTACGACGCCCTGGCCAGCGACGCCGGCCTGAAAGAGATCGCCAGCTACGCCAGTGGCGTGGGGGCCTACAAGCGCTGGATCATCACCGACAAGGGGCAGACCACCGATTTCGTGACCCGCGCCCACGCGGCGGGCCTGCTGGTGCACCCCTGGACGTTCCGCAACGAGGCCACGTACCTGCTCCCCGGCTACGCCAATGACCCCGAAGCCGAGATGCGTCAGGCCCTGCTGGCCGGTGTGGACGGCTTTTTCACGGATTTCCCTGCCACCGGCGCCCGCGTGGTGGGCCAGTACACCGCCCCCGAGGTACGCAGCCCCCAGAACCCGGCCTTTGCGCTGGGGGGCAGCAGTGCGGCGGCCAACGTGGGCGGCAGCGGCGGCTTCGAGGGCCTGAGCCTGAGCCCCGACGGCAAGACCATGTACGCCCTGCTGGAAAAGACCGTCACGGGTGACCTGCCCGGCCAGCTGCGCTTGCACGCCTACGACCTGGCGGGCAAAAAGTGGACCCTGGCGGGCCGCTATGCCCTGGACGACGCCGCCCACGCCATTGGCGACCTGACCCCGGTGAATGCTTCGCAGGCCCTGGTGCTGGAGCGCGACAACGCCAGCGGCGCGGCGGCCAGGACCAAGCGCGTGTACCTCGTCAGCCTGAACGAGAAGAACGCCGACGGCACCCTGAAAAAGACCCTGGTGGCCGACCTGATGAATGTCAAAGACCCCCAGGGCCTGGCCCCCAGCACCCAGGGCGGCGTGTTCACGTTCCCCTACGTGACCATTGAAAACCTGCTGGTGCTGGACGCAAACACCATTCTGGTCGCCAACGACAACAACTACCCGGGCACCGGCGGGCGCGGCGCCGATACCAAGGACGCCACCGAGTTCCTGTGGCTGAAGCTGGATGCGCCTTTGACCCTGGCGCCCGGTGTGGGCCGCCGGTAACGGTCAAGCCCCACCCCCACACGTTTAAGACTTTCTTCTGTCCTCGCGGCGGCGCTTGGTTTCAGAGCATTGTCAGAGCCTGCCGCGCACACTGAGGGCCTCTCTCCCGCAGGTGGGCCGAAGTGCCCGCACCCCTTTTTCCTCTTGTTGCAAGGGCCGCGCCGAGGTGTTCCCCCTCTGAGCGCGGCCCTGTCCTGTGGCGCGTCTAGGGCTTCCGAAAAATTCCCGGGAATCCTTATCAAGCCATCGGCCCAGGCTCCTCGCTGTAAATGTGGGTGCGGTGGTAGGCCAGCTGGGCGGGGTCCACGTGGTGGGCGCGGGCCTGCCGCAGGGCACCGGGGCGGCCCAGGAGGGTCAGGTCGGGCGCCACGCCCACGCCGCCCAGGTCAAACTGCACGTGGCAGTTGGGACACAGGCACAGCAGGTTCTCCGGGGTGTCTGGGCCCCCGTGGGGCTGACCCAAGGGCCGGATGTGCGCGGCCTCGGCGTAGGGGCCGGCGGGCGTGAGCAGGCGCAGCCCGCACAGCTGGCAGGTGTGGTCGTGCCATGCCTTGACCTGGGCGCCGTGACGGCTCAGGCGGCGCAGGCGGGTGGTGGCGTGCCGTTCAGGCGCCGCCGTGGCCGCTGTCGTCCCCTCGCTTTCCAGGGCCGCCTCACTCTCCAGCAGAAAGCGCCAGATGCGGTAGCCCGACCGCCCCACCTCGTGCCAGCAGGCTGTGACCAGGAACAGGCCGTCGTAGCGGTAGGTGGCCCCGGCCACGCGCCGCACCACCCGCACCGGCTGGCCCAGCAGGTGGCTGCGCGCCAGGGCGAGGTTGCCGCGTGTGAGCAGCTGGTGGGCGGTCTGGGCCCCGGTCCGGGGGTCGCGCCCGCCCTCGCCGGTGTACAGAATCTGGTGGCCGCTGTCCTGGTCGTCCTCGTACCCGCCCGAGAGCACCACCGACACCGCGCCGCCCAGGGCCGTGCCCGCGATGCCCGCTTGCAGGGGGCGGTGCACGCCCGCCTCGCTCAGCGCCCGCCGCCCTTCAAAGAGGGTGCCGGGTGGGCAGCCGGGGAGCTCGCCCACCGGCGGGGCCGCCGCCTTCACGCGCGCAGATCGGCGTACTTCTGGCGCAGGTAGGCGAGGTAGGGTTCCACCGTCATGGGCTGGCCGGTCACACGCTCCACCAGTTCGCCGGGGGCATAGCGCCGGCCCGGGGCGTACACATGCTCGCGCAGCCAAGCGTGCAGGCGCGAGAAATCGCCGCGCGCAATATCCGTGTCCAGGCCGGGCGTGGCCTGCTCGGCCGCCGCGTAGAACTGCGCGCTCAGCACATTGCCAATCGTGTAGCCCTGGAAGGCCCCGCCGATGCCGCCGCCGTACCAGTGGACGTCCTGCAGCACGCCGTCCACGTCGCTGGGGGCCCGCAGGCCCAGGTTGGTTTCGTAGGCTGCGTGCCACGCCTCCGGCAGGTCGCGCACCGCGAGGCGCCCGACCAGCAGTTCGCGCTCCAGTTCGTAGCGGGTGATCACGTGCAGGTTGTAGGTCAATTCGTCGGCGTCTGTGCGGATCAGGCTGCGGCGCACCACGTTCACGGCGCGGAACATCTCGTCTTCGGTCACGTCCGCCAGTTGCTCGGGGAAGGCGTCCTTGAAACGGCCAAATTGCCCCGCCCAGAAGGCGCGCGAGCGGCCCACGAGGTTTTCCCACAGCCGCGACTGGCTTTCATGCACGCCCGCACTCACGCCGCCGCCCAGCGGGGTGTCCAGAAATTCCTCGGCCACGCCCTGCTCGTACATGGCGTGCCCGGCTTCGTGCAAGGTGGAATACAGGGCGTCGGTGGGGTCGTCCTCGCGCACCCGGGTGGTGATGCGCACGTCGTGGGCGCCCAGCCGGGTCATGAACGGGTGGGCGGTCAGGTCCTGGCGCCCGGCGGCCGTGTCGTAGCCGTAATCGCGCGCAATGGCCTCGCCCAGCGCCAGCTGGGTGGGCACGGGGTAGTGGCGGGCCAGGAAGTCGGTGCGCACCTGGGCCTGCGCGGCCTCGTCCACCATCGGCACCAGGGCCTGGCGCAGGGCGGTAAACACCTCGTCCACCTGCGCGGCGGTCATGCCCTCGTCGGCGGCGTCAATGAAGTAGTCCATCGGCGAGGCGAATTCCGGGAAGTACGAGGCCATCTGCTGGCTGAGGTCCAGGGTTTTTTCGAGCAGCGGGGCCACGCGCGCAAAATCGTTGGCGGGCCGGGCCTGGGTCCAGGTGGAATAGGTTTCGCCCGCGTGGCCGGAAAAGGTCTGCACGAACGCGCTGGGCAGCCGCGTAGACCGGTCAAAGTTGCGCCGCGCCACGGCCAGCATGCGGGTCTGGACGGGGCTCAGGTCGCCCAGGGCCTCCGCTTCGTCCAGCAGGCGGCCATAGGCGGCGCTGGTGGCGCGTTCGTGGCGCAGGCCCGAAAGCAGCGCGCTCTGCCGGGCGCGGCTCGCCGCCGCGCGGGGCGGCAGGTAGGTGCTGCGGTCCCAGCCCAGCAGGGCGCCTATGCCATTCAGGTCCGCTAGCTCCTGCCAGTGGCGCGTGAGGGCCGTCCAGGTCTCCGGTTGTGTCATAGGGTTCAGGGTAGCGCGTTGATTCGGGGCAGCGCTGCGTTTTCGTCCATGCCACACTGCTTCATGCCCACCCCCCTGCCGCTGGAGGAACTTGCCGCCCTGCCCACCATCCTTGGCCTGGTCGTGTCCCCTGACGGCGAGCAGGTGGCCTTTTACGCCGACTGGACGGGCCGCTTTGAGCTGTATACCCTGCATCTGGGCACCCGCGAGCAGCGCCAGCACACCAACGGCGAGCTGCCGCGCACACCACGCACCGTGCCGGTCTGGGGCGCCGACAGCGCCCGCCTGTTTTTTGCCCGTGACGAGGGCGGCGATGAGCGCACCGCCCTGTTTGAGCTCCCTCTGGAGGGCGGCGCCGTCCGCCCGCTGTTCCACGCGCCGGGCAGCATGGATTACCCCGTTCAGGCGCACCCGAACGGCGCGCACCTGCTGGTCAACTCCACGCGGGGTGGGCAGCTGAACGTGTGGCGCTATGACCTGCGGGCAGAGGGCGAGGCCGCCTGGACCCCCCTGACCCAGCTCCCCAACACCACGCAGGCCGTGGCCTACAGCCCGGACGGCACCCGGATCAGCCTGAACACCAACGAGAGCCCCAACCTGCGGAACCTGGACGCCTATGTGCTGGACGAGGGTGCGGCCAGCCCGCGACGGGTGTGGCAGGTACGCGAGGGCAGCCGCGACAGCGCCGGGCACTGGCACCCACAGGGTGAGCAGCTGGCCGTGAGCAGCGACGCCGACGGCCACAGCCGCGCCGGCATTCTGAGGCTGGGCAGCGGTGAGGTGCGGTGGCTGACCCCGGCCGATGGTCAGACAGAGGAAACGCCCGGGCATTTCTCGCCAGACGGCCAGTGGTTACTGGTCACCCGCAGCGAACACAGTGCCGCGCTGCCCGTGCTGTACGCCACGGCAGGTGGAGAGGCGCGCACCTTGCACCTGCCGCCCGGCCTGACGGTGGGCGGCCAGTTTGCCCTGGGGGGCCGGGCGCTGCTGCTGCGCCACACCACGACGACCACCCGCCCCGATACCCTGCTGTACGACCTGGAAACCGATACCTTTGAGGTGCTGATGGCGGCCGGGCACGGCACCCTGGACCCCGCGCACTTCACGCCGGGGCAGTACATTCATTACCCCACCACGGATGGGCTGGAGGTCCCCGCCATCCTGTACACCCCCCAGGGCCTGAGCCCGGAAGCGCGCCACCCCGCACTGATCTGCGCACATGGCGGGCCCACCGCGCAGTTTTTCCGGGCCTTCAACGCCGAACTCCAGTATCTGGCCAGCCTGGGCTACACCATCCTGTGCCCCAACGTGCGCGGCAGCACCGGCTACGGCGTGGCGTGGCGCGACGCCAACCTGAAAGACTGGGGCGGGCGCGACCTGGCCGACATTGCGGCTGGGGCGCAGTACCTGCGTGGGCTGCCCCATGTGGACCCGGCGCGAATTGGGCTCTTTGGGGTCAGCTACGGCGGCTACCTGTCGTACCTGGCGCCGGTGAAGTACCCGGACCTGTTCAAGGTCAGCGTGCCCATCGTGGGCATCACCGACCTGCACCAGTTGCACGCCGACAACAGCCGCGACATGCCGCAACTGGGCTATTACTTCCGCACCATGATGGGTGACCCGGTCGAGGACGCCGAACTGTGGCGCGACCGCAGCGCGGTGACCCACGCGCACGCCCTGAAGGCCCACCTCTTCATGATGCACGGCGCCAACGACCCCCGCTGTCCGGTCAATCAGGCACGCGGTT
Protein-coding regions in this window:
- a CDS encoding DUF4384 domain-containing protein, encoding MKKLALPVLLTASLLGALSAPAAAAPQLSAQSIIVNPVPTTLQARVWVDRDRSGNAVPNYRVGDRITLYATVNENAYVYLFNINPDGTVDQILPNRFSGSTYLRAGQTRAFPSSRDRFTFDVAGPEGLNRVLVVASRRPLNLNELSSYAAGQDFATVKPTTTPGFAQALSIVVNPVERPIPQQDWTSDTAAYNVDY
- a CDS encoding hotdog fold thioesterase, with the translated sequence MSYADHLGMTVQEALPELTRVSLTVGDAGLNRRGSAHNGVVFGLAEEALFIISNLGAQAVAIDTHMTFVRQARAGDALVALATPERVGRTLGIYRVEVRREADWELMALFQGTVSRKEKPAEPADQGS
- a CDS encoding MerR family transcriptional regulator → MLTPAPPLMTIGAFAGASRLSPKALRLYDELGLLRPAQVDPQSGYRRYTPAQLADARLIGRLRQADMPLPAIGALLALPAGERPTALRLHLAALDAEHRQRRDLTRHLIQHLEGETPMSLSTPQTRTVPAQNVATLTRQVYVDGLSAAISQGMTTLLQTLRDQGAQPAAAPFVIYHGEVNADSDGPIEICVPYSGTLHPAGEVALRVEPAHAEAFVSLTRAQFEFPAILAAYDATCAAAQAQGTCGDLSPREVYPHDWDAAGAGDPAGEVAWPYHPHA
- a CDS encoding glycerophosphodiester phosphodiesterase, whose translation is MTPLLLGHRGAPGLAPENTLASFQAALAAGLDGVELDVRRLADGTLAVHHDAALPGGRRLAALTAADLPPQVPTLPAALAWAADTGAFVNVELKFEGPWPDDRVASTLRAVTAHGLTRRVIVSSFLPTLLRAARDLAPQIERGLLVHRAYPPPLLQAGMRWTGSAALHPEVGTVDARLLALARAQGWRVHAWTVNDPAEVKRLSALGVDGLIGDDPTALLGARG
- a CDS encoding glycerophosphodiester phosphodiesterase family protein — encoded protein: MRTLLIGVTALLSLASSVHAATLVGYAHLPADTFAAGPASGAYSGAGLRGQARFPSQPVQGFSGVQFGKNGGYLFLSDNGFGSKANSADYLLRLYTLNLNAKTAPTGQDKVEVGTFVSLRDPDRKVPWVIVNEASPERLLTGADFDVEGFVVAPDGTLWVGDEFGPYLLHFSADGRLLEAPIATPNLPGLPTLRGQAPIVIGHRGSSGTRPEHTLEAYRVAIEAGADFVEPDLVVTKDGVLIARHEPVIAVVDASGKVLEATADVASRPEFASRLTTKKVDGVEVRGYFAEDFTLAELKTLKAVERLPALRGKAYDGQFQIPTLAEVIALVRDVEAKTGRKIGIYPETKHPTYFQQMGMNTSQLLIDTLKKEGFTDPARVFIQSFETANLKALKTDIMPKAGVNLPLVQLVSSPDEAPYDWAAKGDTRKYDALASDAGLKEIASYASGVGAYKRWIITDKGQTTDFVTRAHAAGLLVHPWTFRNEATYLLPGYANDPEAEMRQALLAGVDGFFTDFPATGARVVGQYTAPEVRSPQNPAFALGGSSAAANVGGSGGFEGLSLSPDGKTMYALLEKTVTGDLPGQLRLHAYDLAGKKWTLAGRYALDDAAHAIGDLTPVNASQALVLERDNASGAAARTKRVYLVSLNEKNADGTLKKTLVADLMNVKDPQGLAPSTQGGVFTFPYVTIENLLVLDANTILVANDNNYPGTGGRGADTKDATEFLWLKLDAPLTLAPGVGRR
- a CDS encoding YDG/SRA domain-containing protein, giving the protein MKAAAPPVGELPGCPPGTLFEGRRALSEAGVHRPLQAGIAGTALGGAVSVVLSGGYEDDQDSGHQILYTGEGGRDPRTGAQTAHQLLTRGNLALARSHLLGQPVRVVRRVAGATYRYDGLFLVTACWHEVGRSGYRIWRFLLESEAALESEGTTAATAAPERHATTRLRRLSRHGAQVKAWHDHTCQLCGLRLLTPAGPYAEAAHIRPLGQPHGGPDTPENLLCLCPNCHVQFDLGGVGVAPDLTLLGRPGALRQARAHHVDPAQLAYHRTHIYSEEPGPMA
- a CDS encoding carboxypeptidase M32 — encoded protein: MTQPETWTALTRHWQELADLNGIGALLGWDRSTYLPPRAAASRARQSALLSGLRHERATSAAYGRLLDEAEALGDLSPVQTRMLAVARRNFDRSTRLPSAFVQTFSGHAGETYSTWTQARPANDFARVAPLLEKTLDLSQQMASYFPEFASPMDYFIDAADEGMTAAQVDEVFTALRQALVPMVDEAAQAQVRTDFLARHYPVPTQLALGEAIARDYGYDTAAGRQDLTAHPFMTRLGAHDVRITTRVREDDPTDALYSTLHEAGHAMYEQGVAEEFLDTPLGGGVSAGVHESQSRLWENLVGRSRAFWAGQFGRFKDAFPEQLADVTEDEMFRAVNVVRRSLIRTDADELTYNLHVITRYELERELLVGRLAVRDLPEAWHAAYETNLGLRAPSDVDGVLQDVHWYGGGIGGAFQGYTIGNVLSAQFYAAAEQATPGLDTDIARGDFSRLHAWLREHVYAPGRRYAPGELVERVTGQPMTVEPYLAYLRQKYADLRA
- a CDS encoding S9 family peptidase produces the protein MPTPLPLEELAALPTILGLVVSPDGEQVAFYADWTGRFELYTLHLGTREQRQHTNGELPRTPRTVPVWGADSARLFFARDEGGDERTALFELPLEGGAVRPLFHAPGSMDYPVQAHPNGAHLLVNSTRGGQLNVWRYDLRAEGEAAWTPLTQLPNTTQAVAYSPDGTRISLNTNESPNLRNLDAYVLDEGAASPRRVWQVREGSRDSAGHWHPQGEQLAVSSDADGHSRAGILRLGSGEVRWLTPADGQTEETPGHFSPDGQWLLVTRSEHSAALPVLYATAGGEARTLHLPPGLTVGGQFALGGRALLLRHTTTTTRPDTLLYDLETDTFEVLMAAGHGTLDPAHFTPGQYIHYPTTDGLEVPAILYTPQGLSPEARHPALICAHGGPTAQFFRAFNAELQYLASLGYTILCPNVRGSTGYGVAWRDANLKDWGGRDLADIAAGAQYLRGLPHVDPARIGLFGVSYGGYLSYLAPVKYPDLFKVSVPIVGITDLHQLHADNSRDMPQLGYYFRTMMGDPVEDAELWRDRSAVTHAHALKAHLFMMHGANDPRCPVNQARGFRDALLATGKQEGQDFEYIEFADQGHGTADIEGKTRSYRLLADYLGRRL